The following proteins are encoded in a genomic region of Haloarcula marina:
- a CDS encoding DUF7096 domain-containing protein, with protein MRRATLVVVAVLVASVLAGLPAAAMAQETATQTQTQTDQSSANETVAPGAQLAGAVGVQGAELEGEVQSRAFNASVDRARDDDARAAVVAAQSGRLEERLAELEQRREALEAARENGSMSQSEYRARVAQLHASSRATERLAAQTGERADRLPAETLEANGVNVTAIRSLAQRSAELTGPEVAEIARGIAGPNAGERPGRERAGGPAEREDRGMGAGPAERGADASEDAANRTANETDDGADEASVSFGTSEDRRIGNGTTANETSRAEGGADSDSADGNS; from the coding sequence ATGAGACGAGCCACTCTGGTCGTCGTCGCCGTCCTCGTCGCCAGCGTCTTGGCGGGCCTCCCGGCCGCCGCGATGGCACAGGAGACGGCGACCCAGACGCAGACCCAGACCGACCAGTCCAGCGCGAACGAGACGGTCGCTCCCGGCGCGCAACTCGCCGGAGCAGTCGGCGTGCAGGGCGCGGAACTGGAGGGTGAGGTCCAGTCCCGCGCGTTCAACGCCAGCGTCGACCGGGCGAGAGACGACGACGCCCGCGCGGCCGTCGTCGCCGCACAGAGCGGGCGTCTGGAGGAACGCCTCGCCGAACTCGAACAGCGCCGCGAGGCGCTGGAAGCGGCCCGCGAGAACGGGTCGATGAGTCAGAGCGAGTACCGCGCTCGGGTCGCCCAACTCCACGCGTCGAGTCGGGCGACCGAGCGACTGGCCGCCCAGACCGGCGAGAGGGCCGACCGACTGCCCGCGGAGACCCTCGAAGCTAACGGCGTGAACGTGACGGCAATCCGGTCGCTCGCTCAGCGCTCCGCGGAACTGACCGGGCCGGAGGTGGCCGAAATCGCCCGCGGCATCGCTGGCCCGAACGCCGGTGAGCGTCCCGGCCGCGAGCGGGCGGGCGGCCCGGCGGAACGCGAGGACCGCGGGATGGGCGCCGGTCCGGCGGAGCGCGGCGCTGACGCCAGCGAGGACGCCGCGAACCGAACCGCGAACGAAACCGACGACGGTGCCGACGAGGCGTCCGTCTCCTTCGGGACGAGCGAGGACCGACGGATTGGCAACGGGACGACGGCAAACGAGACCAGCAGGGCCGAGGGTGGCGCTGACAGCGACAGCGCCGACGGCAATTCGTGA
- the polC gene encoding DNA polymerase II large subunit: protein MREADERYFETLETELETAMSVAERARERGGDPKPEVEIPTARDMADRVENILGIDGVAERVRELEGQMSREEAALELVDDFVDGNVGDYDTREGKVEGAVRTAVALLTEGVVAAPIEGIDRVELLENDDGTEFINVYYAGPIRSAGGTAQALSVLVADYARALLGIDEYKARDEEIGRYAEEIALYDKDTGLQYSPKEKETKFIAEHMPIMLDGEATGDEEVSGYRDLERVDSNSARGGMCLVLAEGIALKAPKIQRYTRNLDEVDWPWLQDLIDGTIGKDDGGETDDGGDGDDADDAGDTDDGDETESDDDHAGPPRVDPAKKYLRDLIAGRPVFSHPSKSGGFRLRYGRARNHGFATAGVHPATMHLVDDFLATGTQIKTERPGKAAGVVPVDTIEGPTVRLANGDVRRIDDAEEALEVRNGVEKILDLGEYLVNYGEFVENNHPLAPASYTVEWWEQDLDAAGADVQAMADDPSVDLADPSAEQALQWASEHDAPLHPKYTYLWHDVSVEGMCALADAIDAGQVAQTDGAVVEGPGSAADGDLVLPRSEAVQTALEHALVEHSQDEDRLVVPDWVPLVRTLGFSRSLEREWTDDDLSERACTYGEGESTDAIGYVEADNEGDGLNAILAVNEISPFEVRERAPTRIGNRMGRPEKSERRDLSPAVHTLYPIGEAGGSQRSVADATKHADTMSDTPGHVEVEVARRRCPDCGTETHEARCPECQALAETVYVCRDCENEVEPDESGRAECPRCETLASPTQYKVLDLRQTYRDALENAEERETAFDTLKAVKGLTSEEKLPEPMEKGILRAKHDVSAFKDGTVRYDMTDLPVTAVRPAELDVEPERLRHLGYETDIHGDPLTHADQLVELKVQDIVLSDGAAEHMLQTAAFVDDLLSQYYGLEPYYEFDDRDDLVGELVFGMAPHTSAATVGRVVGFTSAAVGYAHPYFHAAKRRNCFHPETKVWYEDEEGRHHYERIATLVEERLDADTGTEDDFGTLVQELDGNVSVPSLTADGTPTVQSVEAVSKHPAPEHLVRIETQSGRELTVTPDHEMRRWRDGIESARAHEIKVGDTLPAPDSVSIEGEQTEYDLLEEFLAVESVSNDDLVIRDIGSEQLKHILAAATPGDGYCKATADELGISQSTVYNWVSRDSIPVSVLTTLLGRERVVEQVPTDVSLGIRRETATVERQFTVNTPMATVLGYYAAEGFTRREPGECYQTTICTPDETARNHIIETVDEGLGIDAYEENEWKVTMSSRLVAALFADILDAGCRAETKRIPNCIVSGTDDAAAAFLAAYFSGDGSASTDRIEIRAHTVSDELASDTVALLKRFGIAAKTYTERRTVESGPVAEFYDESPSFETTVLKLTSEFAARFADRVGFHLDRKQETLTSALDDVELRSQRLFGDGGDLLLDEVVSVDYVESDITHTYCVTVEDTHTLVANDVFIGQCDGDEDCVMLLMDGLLNFSKSYLPNKRGGQMDAPLVMSSRIDPSEIDDEAHNMDIMDRYPREFYEATRELADPAEVEDIMKIAEETLGTDREYTDFRHTHDTTDLAAGPDLSAYKTLGSMEDKMDAQLSISRKLRAVVESDVAERIIEYHFLPDLIGNLRAFSRQEVRCLDCGESYRRMPLTGDCRECGGRVNLTVHEGSVNKYIDTAIRVADEFGARDYTKQRLKILERSIESVFENDHNKQSGIADFM from the coding sequence ATGCGCGAGGCCGACGAACGGTACTTCGAAACGCTGGAGACGGAACTCGAGACGGCGATGTCCGTCGCCGAACGCGCCCGCGAACGCGGCGGCGACCCCAAACCGGAAGTCGAGATTCCGACCGCGCGGGACATGGCCGACCGCGTCGAGAACATCCTCGGCATCGACGGCGTCGCCGAACGGGTCCGCGAGTTGGAGGGGCAGATGTCCCGCGAGGAGGCCGCCCTCGAACTCGTCGACGACTTCGTCGACGGCAACGTCGGGGACTACGACACCCGCGAGGGAAAAGTCGAGGGCGCGGTGCGGACGGCCGTCGCCCTCCTGACCGAGGGCGTCGTCGCCGCCCCCATCGAGGGCATCGACCGCGTCGAGTTGCTCGAAAACGACGACGGGACGGAGTTCATCAACGTCTACTACGCCGGACCGATTCGCTCCGCGGGCGGGACCGCACAGGCCCTCTCTGTCCTCGTGGCCGACTACGCCCGCGCCCTGCTGGGCATCGACGAGTACAAGGCCCGAGACGAGGAAATCGGGCGCTACGCCGAGGAAATCGCGCTGTACGACAAGGACACCGGCCTCCAGTACTCCCCGAAGGAGAAGGAGACGAAGTTCATCGCCGAGCACATGCCCATCATGCTCGACGGGGAGGCGACCGGCGACGAGGAGGTGTCGGGGTATCGGGACCTCGAACGCGTCGACTCCAACTCCGCCCGCGGCGGGATGTGTCTCGTCCTCGCGGAGGGTATCGCCCTGAAAGCGCCGAAGATTCAGCGCTACACCCGGAATCTGGACGAGGTCGACTGGCCGTGGCTACAGGACCTCATCGACGGCACTATCGGCAAAGACGACGGGGGCGAGACAGACGACGGCGGGGACGGCGACGACGCGGACGACGCGGGTGACACTGACGACGGAGACGAGACGGAGAGCGACGACGACCACGCGGGACCGCCCCGCGTCGACCCCGCGAAGAAGTACCTGCGGGACCTCATCGCCGGACGACCGGTCTTCTCACATCCCTCGAAATCCGGCGGGTTCCGCCTGCGCTACGGCCGGGCGCGCAACCACGGGTTCGCGACGGCGGGGGTCCACCCCGCGACGATGCATCTCGTCGACGACTTCCTCGCGACCGGGACGCAGATAAAGACCGAGCGACCGGGGAAGGCCGCCGGTGTGGTCCCCGTCGACACCATCGAGGGGCCGACGGTCCGACTGGCCAACGGCGACGTACGCCGCATCGACGACGCCGAGGAGGCGCTGGAAGTCCGCAACGGCGTCGAGAAGATTCTGGACCTCGGCGAGTACCTCGTGAACTACGGCGAGTTCGTCGAGAACAACCATCCGCTCGCCCCCGCCTCTTACACCGTCGAGTGGTGGGAACAGGACCTCGACGCCGCCGGGGCCGACGTGCAGGCGATGGCCGACGACCCGAGCGTGGACCTCGCGGACCCCAGCGCCGAGCAAGCCCTGCAGTGGGCCAGCGAGCACGACGCCCCCTTGCACCCGAAGTACACCTACCTCTGGCACGACGTGAGCGTCGAGGGGATGTGCGCACTGGCCGACGCCATCGACGCGGGACAGGTCGCCCAGACCGACGGGGCCGTCGTCGAGGGACCGGGAAGCGCCGCCGACGGCGACCTCGTCCTGCCGCGCTCCGAGGCCGTGCAGACGGCGCTGGAACACGCGCTGGTCGAGCACTCACAGGACGAGGACCGCCTCGTCGTCCCCGACTGGGTCCCGCTGGTGCGGACCCTCGGTTTCTCCCGGTCGCTGGAGCGCGAGTGGACCGACGACGACCTCTCGGAACGGGCCTGCACCTACGGCGAGGGCGAGTCCACCGACGCCATCGGCTACGTGGAAGCCGACAACGAGGGCGACGGCCTGAACGCCATCCTCGCGGTCAACGAAATCTCGCCGTTCGAAGTCCGGGAGCGCGCCCCGACCCGCATCGGCAACCGGATGGGCCGCCCGGAGAAGTCGGAACGGCGGGACCTCTCACCCGCGGTCCACACCCTCTACCCCATCGGCGAGGCGGGCGGGTCACAGCGCAGCGTCGCCGACGCGACCAAACACGCCGACACGATGAGCGACACGCCAGGCCACGTCGAGGTGGAAGTCGCCCGGCGGCGGTGTCCCGACTGCGGGACCGAGACCCACGAGGCCCGCTGTCCGGAGTGTCAGGCCCTCGCGGAGACGGTGTACGTCTGCCGGGACTGCGAGAACGAGGTCGAACCCGACGAGTCCGGCCGCGCGGAGTGTCCCCGGTGTGAGACGCTGGCCTCGCCGACCCAGTACAAGGTGCTGGACCTCCGGCAGACCTACCGGGACGCCCTCGAGAACGCCGAGGAACGGGAGACGGCCTTCGACACGCTGAAAGCGGTCAAGGGGCTCACCTCCGAGGAGAAACTGCCCGAACCGATGGAGAAGGGCATCCTCCGGGCGAAACACGACGTGTCGGCGTTCAAAGACGGCACGGTCCGCTACGACATGACCGACCTGCCGGTGACCGCCGTCCGCCCCGCCGAACTCGACGTTGAACCCGAGCGCCTGCGCCATCTGGGCTACGAGACGGACATCCACGGCGACCCGCTGACCCACGCCGACCAACTGGTCGAACTGAAAGTGCAGGACATCGTCCTCTCGGACGGCGCGGCCGAACACATGCTACAGACCGCGGCGTTCGTCGACGACCTGCTCTCGCAGTACTACGGCTTGGAGCCGTACTACGAGTTCGACGACCGCGACGACCTCGTGGGCGAACTCGTCTTCGGGATGGCCCCCCACACCTCCGCGGCGACCGTGGGTCGGGTCGTCGGCTTTACCTCTGCGGCGGTGGGCTACGCGCATCCGTACTTCCACGCCGCGAAACGGCGCAACTGCTTCCACCCGGAGACGAAAGTCTGGTACGAGGACGAGGAGGGTCGCCACCACTACGAGCGGATAGCGACACTAGTCGAGGAGCGACTCGACGCAGACACAGGTACGGAGGACGACTTCGGGACCCTCGTACAGGAATTGGATGGAAACGTATCCGTTCCGTCACTTACTGCGGATGGTACGCCAACAGTGCAGTCAGTTGAAGCAGTATCGAAGCATCCGGCACCCGAGCATCTCGTGCGAATCGAAACACAGAGCGGACGGGAACTGACGGTCACGCCGGACCACGAGATGCGGCGCTGGCGTGACGGCATCGAGTCGGCTCGGGCGCACGAAATCAAGGTCGGCGATACGCTCCCAGCCCCGGATTCCGTATCAATCGAGGGGGAGCAAACGGAGTATGACCTCCTCGAAGAATTCCTCGCCGTCGAATCCGTCTCGAACGATGACCTCGTTATCCGGGATATCGGTTCCGAACAGTTGAAACACATCCTCGCTGCTGCGACGCCGGGAGACGGCTACTGCAAGGCCACGGCGGACGAACTCGGTATCAGCCAGTCAACGGTGTATAATTGGGTTTCACGCGACAGCATCCCCGTTTCGGTACTCACGACGTTGCTCGGAAGGGAACGAGTCGTCGAGCAGGTTCCCACGGATGTAAGCCTAGGGATACGGCGAGAGACGGCTACCGTCGAACGGCAGTTCACCGTGAACACGCCGATGGCAACGGTCCTCGGATACTACGCCGCAGAAGGATTCACCCGTCGAGAGCCGGGAGAATGCTACCAGACGACGATTTGTACGCCTGACGAGACGGCACGAAACCACATCATCGAAACCGTCGACGAGGGACTCGGTATCGACGCCTACGAGGAAAACGAGTGGAAAGTGACGATGTCGAGCCGCCTCGTGGCCGCGTTATTCGCGGATATATTGGATGCTGGCTGTCGGGCAGAGACGAAACGAATCCCGAACTGTATCGTCTCTGGGACGGATGACGCGGCAGCCGCGTTCCTCGCCGCATACTTCAGTGGGGACGGCAGTGCTTCCACGGACCGTATCGAGATACGTGCACACACGGTGAGTGACGAACTGGCTTCGGACACTGTCGCACTGCTAAAGCGGTTCGGAATCGCGGCAAAGACCTACACTGAACGGCGTACCGTCGAGAGCGGGCCGGTCGCGGAGTTCTACGACGAATCACCGAGCTTCGAGACGACGGTGCTCAAGCTCACGTCAGAGTTTGCCGCCCGCTTTGCCGACCGAGTTGGGTTTCACCTCGACCGGAAGCAGGAAACGCTGACTAGTGCACTCGACGATGTCGAATTACGGTCACAGCGACTGTTCGGCGACGGGGGCGATTTGCTCCTCGACGAAGTAGTCTCGGTGGACTACGTCGAGAGCGACATAACACACACGTACTGCGTAACTGTCGAAGACACGCACACGCTCGTTGCGAACGATGTATTTATCGGCCAGTGTGACGGCGACGAGGACTGCGTGATGCTCCTGATGGACGGCCTGCTCAACTTCTCGAAGTCCTACCTCCCCAACAAGCGCGGCGGGCAGATGGACGCCCCCCTCGTCATGTCCTCGCGCATCGACCCCAGCGAAATCGACGACGAGGCCCACAACATGGATATCATGGACCGCTACCCGCGGGAGTTCTACGAGGCGACCCGCGAACTCGCCGACCCCGCCGAAGTGGAGGACATCATGAAAATCGCCGAGGAGACGCTGGGCACCGACCGCGAGTACACCGACTTCCGGCACACCCACGACACGACGGACCTCGCGGCCGGGCCGGACCTCTCGGCGTACAAGACCCTCGGGTCGATGGAGGACAAGATGGACGCCCAACTGTCCATCTCCCGGAAACTGCGGGCCGTCGTCGAGTCCGACGTGGCCGAGCGCATCATCGAGTACCACTTCCTGCCGGACCTCATCGGGAACCTGCGGGCTTTCTCCAGACAGGAGGTGCGCTGTCTGGACTGCGGGGAGTCGTACCGGCGGATGCCCCTGACCGGCGACTGCCGGGAGTGTGGCGGCCGGGTGAACCTCACCGTCCACGAGGGGTCGGTCAACAAGTACATCGACACGGCCATCCGCGTCGCCGACGAGTTCGGGGCCAGAGACTACACGAAACAGCGCCTGAAGATTCTCGAGCGCTCCATCGAATCGGTCTTCGAGAACGACCACAACAAACAGTCGGGTATCGCCGACTTCATGTGA
- a CDS encoding DUF7554 family protein: MDRGDIEVETLLKVLLVLVVVWIALEVVGEILGIFAWLLGPLQPLLGLALVVLIVLYLTGRL, from the coding sequence ATGGACCGAGGAGATATCGAAGTCGAGACGCTGCTGAAAGTACTGCTCGTCCTCGTCGTCGTCTGGATAGCGCTGGAAGTCGTCGGGGAGATACTGGGCATCTTCGCGTGGTTGCTCGGTCCGCTCCAGCCCCTCCTCGGGTTGGCGCTGGTCGTCCTCATCGTGCTGTACCTGACCGGCCGCCTGTAG
- a CDS encoding argininosuccinate synthase — protein MPEGNGTVALAFSGGLDTTVCVSLLKEEYGYDEVIGVTVDVGQPDYEFEEAAETAEALGVEQYVVDAKEEFADLCLKAVKANADYQGYPLGTALARPVIAKAILSVAEKEGCNGIAHGCTGKGNDQLRFEAIWRDSDLEVIAPVRELGLTREWENEYAAEKGLPVEGGDGGRYSIDTNLWSRSIEGSELEDPSTIPEDDIYKWTENPSGKDAELVDIEFEDGEAVAVDGEELGKVELIEQLNEQAGAHGIGRTDMMEDRMLGLKVRENYEHPAATVLLTAHEALEGLVLTQEERAFKNHVDQQWSQKAYEGLVDAPLVSALEAFIDDTNERVTGSVTVKLEGGHARPVSRESEYAVYSESAASFDEEDVTGGITQQDATGVAKYHGFQSRLANGILENAKKGTAVPDGSGDAVTDEASEE, from the coding sequence ATGCCAGAAGGAAACGGAACCGTCGCGCTCGCCTTCTCCGGTGGGCTCGACACGACAGTCTGCGTATCGCTGCTGAAAGAGGAGTACGGCTACGACGAGGTCATCGGCGTCACTGTCGACGTCGGCCAGCCCGACTACGAGTTCGAGGAGGCCGCGGAGACGGCCGAAGCCCTCGGTGTCGAGCAGTACGTCGTCGACGCCAAGGAAGAGTTCGCGGACCTCTGTCTGAAGGCCGTGAAGGCCAACGCCGACTATCAGGGCTACCCCCTCGGCACCGCCCTCGCGCGCCCGGTCATCGCGAAGGCCATCCTCTCGGTGGCCGAGAAGGAGGGCTGTAACGGCATCGCCCACGGCTGTACCGGCAAGGGCAACGACCAACTCCGCTTCGAGGCCATCTGGCGCGATTCGGACCTCGAAGTCATCGCCCCGGTCCGCGAACTCGGCCTCACCCGCGAGTGGGAGAACGAGTACGCCGCCGAGAAGGGCCTGCCCGTCGAGGGCGGCGACGGCGGCCGCTACTCCATCGACACGAACCTCTGGAGCCGTTCCATCGAGGGCTCGGAACTCGAAGACCCCTCGACAATCCCCGAGGACGACATCTACAAGTGGACCGAGAACCCCTCCGGCAAGGACGCCGAACTCGTCGACATCGAGTTCGAGGACGGCGAAGCCGTCGCCGTCGACGGCGAGGAACTGGGCAAGGTCGAACTCATCGAGCAACTGAACGAACAGGCCGGGGCCCACGGCATCGGCCGTACGGACATGATGGAAGACCGCATGCTCGGCCTCAAAGTGCGCGAGAACTACGAGCACCCCGCGGCCACCGTCCTGCTGACGGCCCACGAGGCGCTCGAAGGCCTCGTGCTCACCCAAGAGGAACGCGCGTTCAAGAACCACGTCGACCAGCAGTGGTCCCAGAAGGCCTACGAGGGCCTCGTGGACGCGCCGCTGGTCTCCGCGCTGGAGGCGTTCATCGACGACACGAACGAGCGCGTCACTGGCTCTGTCACGGTGAAACTCGAAGGCGGGCACGCCCGCCCGGTCTCCCGCGAATCCGAGTACGCCGTCTACAGCGAGTCGGCGGCGTCCTTCGACGAGGAGGACGTGACCGGCGGCATCACCCAGCAGGACGCCACCGGCGTCGCGAAGTACCACGGCTTCCAGTCGCGTCTCGCCAACGGCATCTTGGAGAACGCGAAGAAGGGCACGGCCGTTCCCGACGGGAGCGGCGACGCCGTGACCGACGAGGCCTCGGAGGAGTAA
- a CDS encoding PPC domain-containing DNA-binding protein, with the protein MDYREVDTASEFVCRLDHGADWRGEIEAFADDEDIDAAFFYGLGAVQDAEIWFYDQDRQEYDPVAFDEPLEVAACMGNVSWLDGERFAHTHAVLSRPDGEAVAGHLNAGTVWAGELYVRAFDTRLEREHDEPTDLDLWEL; encoded by the coding sequence ATGGATTATCGGGAGGTCGACACCGCCTCGGAGTTCGTCTGCCGACTGGACCACGGCGCGGACTGGCGCGGCGAAATCGAGGCGTTCGCCGACGACGAGGACATCGACGCGGCCTTCTTCTACGGCCTCGGCGCGGTGCAGGACGCCGAGATATGGTTCTACGACCAAGACAGGCAGGAGTACGACCCCGTCGCGTTCGACGAACCGCTGGAAGTCGCCGCGTGCATGGGCAACGTCTCGTGGCTGGACGGGGAGCGCTTCGCCCACACCCACGCCGTGCTCTCGCGGCCCGACGGCGAGGCCGTCGCGGGCCACCTGAACGCCGGCACCGTCTGGGCCGGGGAACTGTACGTCCGGGCGTTCGATACCCGCCTCGAACGCGAACACGACGAACCAACCGACCTCGACCTCTGGGAGCTATAG
- a CDS encoding 2'-5' RNA ligase family protein, which produces MYSLNVSLPSAVTSLAGELARDLPLAAARPRGEHTLVAKRLGSGDHAAYARIEARARDAFRGTDPFAVRVTGVEQFETAVTGPSPVVYLAVESPGLRALHDRLCEGFDPVDGMEGEAYVPHVTVARGGDPAAADRLCAREIEPIEWNVEELRFHDAERGQSVTRVSLPA; this is translated from the coding sequence GTGTACAGCCTGAACGTCTCGCTCCCGTCGGCAGTCACTTCGCTTGCGGGCGAGTTGGCCCGCGACCTCCCGCTGGCAGCGGCCCGCCCTCGCGGGGAACACACCCTCGTCGCGAAGCGACTGGGGAGCGGCGACCACGCCGCCTACGCCCGCATCGAGGCGCGTGCCCGCGACGCATTCCGTGGGACCGACCCGTTCGCCGTCCGCGTCACCGGCGTCGAGCAGTTCGAGACGGCGGTGACCGGCCCCTCGCCGGTGGTGTACCTCGCGGTGGAGAGTCCGGGCCTGCGGGCGCTCCACGACCGTCTCTGCGAGGGGTTCGACCCGGTCGACGGGATGGAAGGCGAGGCGTACGTCCCCCACGTCACCGTCGCGCGCGGGGGCGACCCGGCGGCGGCCGACCGCCTCTGCGCCCGAGAAATCGAGCCTATCGAGTGGAACGTCGAAGAATTACGCTTTCACGACGCCGAACGCGGACAGTCGGTCACGCGAGTCTCGCTTCCCGCGTAG
- a CDS encoding DUF7345 domain-containing protein, producing the protein MRGTGRLLAVLLAVALVLPATAAGAAFGGLAQQSVDPDVVLMTADVEADGDAQWRVAYRIRLDDENATQAFEELQADVQANRSAYTDRFGDRMARTARAAENATGRSMTVENVTVTAREETFGQTYGVITYRFRWTNFAVAENGRIEAGDALAGLFLDGETSLTIAWPDGYAAEQVTPQPDDRTNTSATWRGQQQFGTDEPRVVAAQGGGGGLSPVLVGGVVVAVLALAVAAFTARRDGLFGGDGDSEGDTADAATTAAAPDPSPTAEQATGSESAADSTTEADQPPADPPADLLSNEEQVLKLLRENGGRIKQQRVASELDWTAAKTSQVIGGLRDEGELETFRIGRENVVTFPDTDLTETDDPDGEDDAA; encoded by the coding sequence ATGCGAGGAACTGGTCGCCTACTGGCGGTTCTACTGGCCGTCGCCCTCGTCCTGCCCGCGACGGCGGCGGGTGCGGCGTTCGGCGGACTGGCACAGCAGTCGGTCGACCCGGACGTGGTCCTGATGACCGCCGACGTGGAGGCCGACGGGGACGCCCAGTGGCGCGTCGCCTACCGAATCAGACTCGACGACGAGAACGCGACGCAGGCCTTCGAGGAGTTGCAGGCGGACGTGCAGGCGAACCGCTCTGCGTACACCGACCGTTTCGGTGACCGGATGGCTCGGACCGCCCGCGCCGCCGAGAACGCCACGGGGCGGTCGATGACCGTCGAGAACGTCACCGTCACCGCCCGCGAGGAGACGTTCGGGCAGACGTACGGCGTGATTACCTACCGGTTCCGGTGGACGAACTTCGCCGTCGCCGAGAACGGTCGCATCGAGGCGGGTGACGCGCTCGCTGGCCTGTTCCTCGACGGCGAAACGTCGCTGACCATCGCGTGGCCCGACGGCTACGCCGCCGAGCAGGTGACGCCGCAACCCGACGACCGGACCAACACTTCCGCGACGTGGCGGGGTCAACAGCAGTTCGGGACCGACGAACCGCGAGTGGTCGCGGCACAGGGTGGTGGCGGCGGCCTCAGTCCGGTGCTGGTCGGTGGGGTGGTGGTCGCCGTCCTCGCGCTCGCGGTAGCCGCGTTCACGGCCCGTCGTGACGGCCTGTTCGGCGGCGACGGCGATAGCGAGGGTGACACGGCGGATGCGGCGACGACTGCGGCCGCCCCGGACCCGTCGCCAACCGCAGAGCAAGCGACCGGGAGCGAGTCGGCGGCCGATTCGACGACCGAGGCCGACCAGCCGCCAGCGGACCCGCCCGCGGACCTGCTGAGCAACGAGGAGCAGGTGCTGAAGCTCCTCCGGGAGAACGGCGGCCGCATCAAACAGCAACGAGTCGCGAGCGAACTCGACTGGACCGCCGCCAAGACCAGCCAGGTCATCGGCGGCCTGCGAGACGAGGGCGAACTGGAGACGTTCCGCATCGGCCGGGAGAACGTCGTCACGTTCCCGGATACAGACCTGACGGAGACGGACGACCCGGACGGCGAGGACGACGCGGCCTGA